A window from Mya arenaria isolate MELC-2E11 chromosome 9, ASM2691426v1 encodes these proteins:
- the LOC128246882 gene encoding protein slit-like: protein MTPPFSLSVTLCLLFSLSVLSEGCPSGCGSCDHGRIRCPGAGLSSLPQPLPYDVLTIDLTQNNIQNLDPLPDLQGLQSFRMSMNSLEIVQGGTFERAPNLMSLDLSMNRIRKVYKHGLRGLDNLMTISLNGNKMSEIDVILHNTPMIQSVRFGNNEITNIDNKNFENNKMIKMLDLSNNKISAIDGDAFKNLAMLRVLLLSNNPLMTLTDLTFTSTMLSLADFSNCDLTSVPKTMPPSLADYRLGNNEITTINVEDFENITSLKMLTLNDNKISHVDHRSFGSLVNLKELWMSRNDLVYVPRGLPKALSKLFMDNNQIVELEQMLFTPESDLIDLNLENNKIFKVHQDSLKDVNKLQRLNLQGNVITEIMPGTFTHTPKLESLELTHNPIQKFEQGAFKGLDSLTDVAMSFFESGLASEDQILPENIFEAMPNVTSIDIMSSIMLTRAFMAKIQEGNAAPLQKVKKINLQYNELNTLPENLKNVFPNAKQVLLDENMFVCDRNLLWLHDWMTNSEVSFHQYEKPTCREPESLKGREIESLARNEFTEVVQTQQARQQQASISEPDAQAVQTADDQQQEHKETQQRQEQQGQDQHQFQRLETVAPPVVQQRPTNMGGTRVIIKPPSGDRGTSSSNAERSSYSKLARQAARKAERDRKRREREEKRRLKRQRNKKRNTDASRTKRKVRNKKGKKGRKCEKDEDGNVVKCERKKKRNRCQTLEDGTVRCKKRKGKGKKNAVEGEKDVQ from the exons ATGACCCCTCCGTTTTCTCTCTCAGTCACTCTGTGCCTGCTTTTCTCCCTATCCGTTCTAAGCGAGGGATGCCCTTCAGGGTGCGGATCATGTGACCATGGGCGTATCCGGTGCCCTGGGGCAGGGCTCAGCTCCCTGCCCCAACCCCTCCCTTATGATGTTCTAACCATAGACCTcacacagaacaacatacag AATCTTGACCCACTGCCAGACCTTCAAGGCCTTCAGTCCTTCAGAATGTCCATGAACAGCCTTGAGATTGTCCAAGGAGGCACCTTTGAGAGAGCCCCTAATCTCATGAGCCTTGATCTCTCCATGAATCGAATCAGGAAAGTCTACAAGCACGGTTTAAGGGGATTGGACAATCTTATGACAATTTCCCTGAATGGCAACAAGATGTCTGAAATTGATGTCATCCTTCACAACACTCCAATGATACAATCAGTTAGATTTGGGAATAATGAGATTACCAATATTGACAACAAAAACTTTGAGAATAATAAGATGATTAAAATGTTGGATTTGagtaataataaaatttcagCGATCGACGGAGATGCATTCAAAAATCTGGCCATGCTAAGGGTACTATTGCTTAGCAACAATCCACTAATGACCTTGACTGATTTGACCTTCACCAGCACAATGTTGAGCTTGGCTGATTTTTCGAACTGCGATCTTACATCAGTTCCGAAAACCATGCCACCAAGCCTTGCAGACTACAGACTTGGCAATAATGAAATCACTACAATCAATGTAGAAGACTTTGAAAACATCACCAGCCTTAAAATGCTTACTCtgaatgataacaagatttctCATGTTGACCACAGATCATTTGGAAGTCTGGTGAATCTGAAAGAGCTTTGGATGAGTAGGAATGACCTAGTATATGTTCCAAGAGGTCTGCCAAAAGCACTGTCTAAACTCTTCATGGACAACAACCAGATTGTTGAACTGGAACAGATGTTATTCACACCAGAATCAGATCTGATTGATTTGAATCTTGAAAATAACAAGATCTTTAAAGTTCACCAAGATTCATTGAAGGATGTTAACAAGCTTCAACGTCTTAATCTTCAGGGAAATGTAATCACTGAAATTATGCCTGGAACATTTACACACACACCTAAACTTGAATCTCTAGAGCTTACACACAATCCAATTCAAAAATTTGAACAAGGAGCATTCAAAGGTCTTGACTCTCTAACTGATGTTGCAATGTCCTTTTTTGAATCTGGATTAGCAAGTGAAGACCAAATACTGCCAGAAAATATCTTTGAAGCAATGCCAAATGTTACAAGCATTGACATAATGAGCAGCATCATGCTAACTAGAGCTTTTATGGCAAAAATACAAGAAGGAAATGCAGCTCCTCTCCAAAAAGTGAAGAAGATAAATCTGCAGTACAATGAGCTTAACACTCTGCCAGAAAACTTGAAGAATGTGTTTCCAAATGCCAAACAGGTCTTGCTGGACGAAAACATGTTTGTGTGCGACAGAAATCTGCTTTGGTTGCATGACTGGATGACAAACTCTGAAGTGTCCTTCCACCAGTATGAGAAGCCTACATGTAGGGAGCCAGAATCCTTAAAGGGTAGAGAAATTGAGTCTCTTGCTCGTAATGAATTCACTGAGGTGGTGCAAACGCAGCAAGCAAGACAACAGCAAGCCAGCATCAGTGAACCAGACGCACAAGCTGTACAAACAGCAGATGACCAACAGCAGGAACACAAAGAAACCCAACAAAGACAAGAACAACAAGGACAAGATCAGCACCAATTCCAAAGGTTAGAAACTGTTGCTCCTCCTGTTGTTCAACAAAGACCAACAAATATGGGAGGCACAAGGGTCATCATTAAACCACCAAGTGGTGACAGGGGTACATCAAGCTCTAATGCTGAAAGATCATCCTACAGCAAGCTTGCAAGACAAGCTGCAAGAAAAGCTGAGAGAGATCGGAAGAGGAGAGAAAGAGAAGAGAAAAGACGACTGAAGAGGCAAAGGAATAAGAAAAGGAACACTGATGCAAGCAGGACAAAGAGGAAGGTGAGAAATAAGAAGGGGAAGAAGGGAAGGAAGTGTGAGAAGGATGAAGATGGGAATGTAGTAAAGTGTGAAAGGAAGAAGAAGAGAAATAGGTGTCAAACTTTGGAGGATGGAACGGTCAGATGCAAAAAACGTAAGGGcaagggcaagaaaaatgcggTAGAAGGGGAAAAGGatgtacaataa